The Natronobacterium texcoconense genome includes the window GAGGTCGGCGAGCCTCCCGACCGACTCGAGGGCGCGATCCATGTCGGGAGTGAACTCGCGTTTCGGACCCGACAGCGGCTCCTCGCCGTCGGCTACGAGCGCGTCGCCGGCGAGCAACAGCCCACTCTCGGGGAAGTACAACGATACGTGCCCGGGCGCGTGGCCGGGCGTCGCGACGATCTCCATCGGCCCCGCGAGCGTCGGGATACGAACGCCATCGGCGAGTTCGAGGTCGACGTCGACGGGCGGATAGCGATCTCCGTCGCCTTTGATCGGATCGCGCTCGCCCGTGATGTACGGTGCTTCCTCGCGGTGGGTGGCGACGACCGCGTCCGTGTGCTCGAGCAACTCCGCCAGCCCGCCCGCGTGATCGCCGTCGTGGTGGGTCAACACGACCAGCCAGATATCCTCGAGTTCGTGCTCGAGGCTCCGGAGGTGCGTGCGAAGGGAGTCGACGACGCCTTCGGGACCGACGTCGATCAGGACGAGTCCGCGGTCGGTCTCGACGACCGCGGGCGTGATCGTCAGTTCGCGACCACCGTACTCGACGGTGATCGGGAGCGCGTGAAGGCCGGGATCGTCGGCGCTGTTCGACATAGCTGGTCGTTCGTCGGGAGCGACGAAAACGCTTCGAGGTGGAATCGCTCGAGTTCCGATTCCACAGTAGGTCGGCGATCGATCGACACGAGCGGGTCCGCGATCAGAACTTCGGTGGCCAGTGTTTGATCAGTACGATCGCGGCGCTTCCGTAGAAAGAGACGAGAGTGACTGCACCGATCGGCGATAATCGAAAGACGGTGTAGGGTCCGACGAGGAGCAAGGCGAGGAGACCGCCCCCGACCTGTAGTACGACACCGAACGCCGTCAACTCCGCTTCGCGTAATTGAAAGATGTTCTCGTATCTGAACGCGAGTTCGGGATCGACGAGGCTCAGGCCGCAGAGTCCACCGATGATCAACCAGACGGGAACGAAGACGAATTCGATGGGATGCCAGGAGATCCAGAGCACAACGACGTTTATCGAGATCATGTGAGAAACACGACAATAAGGACTCAAATAATTTAGGGTAATAGAAGGGCAAAGAGACTGACCGTCCGAGACCACTCCCAGCAATCGAGGTTCGAACCGGAGGACGCCCTACTCGAGCCCCTGCTCGAACGCTTGCTTCAGATCGCCGATCAGGTCGTCGACGTGCTCGATGCCGACCGAGACCCGGATCAAGCTATCCTTCAACCCGGCCTCGAGGCGCTCTTCGCGCGGAATCGCGGCGTGGGTCATCGGTGCGGGCTGTTCGATCAGGCTCTCGACGCCGCCGAGACTCTCCGCGAGGGTGAAGACCTCGGTCGAGGAGACGACCTCGCTTGCCTCCTCGAGGCTGGCATCGAGTTCGAAACTGAGCATGCCACCGAAGTCTCGCATCTGCTCGCTGGCGATTTCGTGACCGGGATGGGACGCGAGGCCGGGGTAGTAGACCCGCTCGACGTCGGGGTTGTCCTCGAGCCACGACGCGATGGCGCTGGCGTTCTTGCAGTGGCGGTCCATCCGGACGGGCAGGGTCTTGGTCCCCCGGAGAACGAGGAAGCTCTCGAAGGGACCGGGCGTCGCGCCCA containing:
- a CDS encoding MBL fold metallo-hydrolase, producing MSNSADDPGLHALPITVEYGGRELTITPAVVETDRGLVLIDVGPEGVVDSLRTHLRSLEHELEDIWLVVLTHHDGDHAGGLAELLEHTDAVVATHREEAPYITGERDPIKGDGDRYPPVDVDLELADGVRIPTLAGPMEIVATPGHAPGHVSLYFPESGLLLAGDALVADGEEPLSGPKREFTPDMDRALESVGRLADLEIEHTVCYHGGYVDRGSEQIREIYERQS